The following are encoded in a window of bacterium genomic DNA:
- the rnr gene encoding ribonuclease R, which yields MLPEQKILQFLQSNAQSSFKSKDILRELHIRADQHDEAHGILQKLVASGSIGKKGNKYFARAVSLTGTLSINKAGEGFVTVEGYEEDFFISPSRLKTAMNKDTVMMIPYLRKRTGKRPEGEIIGIVERARTRIVGTVDSTGDFFVVIPDDRRLRRDIYVAPEKTNGAKHGQKVVVSLEKWDDPSLNPEGAIIEIIGYPGDKGVDVLSVVKQHDIHFDFPEAVEAECARIPATIPDDEIARRLDFRAALVFTIDPFDAKDFDDAISIDEGPQGHTLLGVHIADVSYYVRENTALDREAYKRGTSTYLVDQVTPMLPEKLSNELCSLRPHEDKLTYSCFMEIDAKGHVVDYDVVETVIHSKRRFTYEEVQQVIEGKPLDNLSPEVKKAVTDAYALSKRLTKKRMAEGSIDFDTPETKFKLDENGIPVECYRKERLDAHRLIEEFMLLANQYVSKHIGLGGKKNELPFLYRVHDKPVKEKFENFVHLMKVLGHATHLPKSMDLLTPKHVQKVIESVKGSKEDNLIEKVAIRSMAKAEYSDKNIGHFGLAFDYYSHFTSPIRRYPDLIVHRMLKEYNAGMLRERIAWWSSKLPEMARHCSDRERVATEAERDSIKVKQAEFIERFLGEEFDGIVSGVIQYGIFVEISQYLIEGLIHVRDLKGDYYVFDEKNYRLTGQRRKATFRLGDRIRIKVARVNRDKREVDFTIVE from the coding sequence TTGTTGCCAGAACAAAAAATTTTACAATTCCTGCAGAGTAACGCGCAGTCTTCTTTCAAATCCAAAGATATACTTCGTGAACTGCATATACGGGCGGATCAGCACGACGAGGCCCACGGTATATTGCAGAAACTCGTTGCTTCGGGGTCTATCGGAAAAAAGGGTAACAAGTATTTTGCCCGTGCCGTGTCGTTGACGGGAACACTTTCGATTAATAAAGCCGGTGAGGGTTTTGTAACGGTCGAAGGATATGAAGAAGATTTTTTCATCTCACCGTCCCGGCTCAAAACCGCGATGAATAAAGATACGGTGATGATGATTCCCTATCTCCGTAAACGAACCGGTAAGCGGCCCGAAGGCGAAATCATCGGCATCGTAGAACGTGCACGGACGCGCATCGTGGGCACGGTGGACAGTACCGGAGATTTTTTTGTAGTCATACCCGACGATCGCCGGTTGCGTCGGGATATTTATGTGGCTCCTGAAAAAACCAATGGCGCCAAACACGGACAAAAAGTGGTGGTTTCCTTGGAAAAATGGGACGATCCTTCGTTGAATCCCGAAGGCGCCATCATAGAAATCATCGGTTATCCCGGCGATAAAGGCGTCGATGTCTTGTCGGTGGTCAAACAGCACGATATTCATTTTGATTTTCCGGAAGCGGTCGAAGCGGAGTGTGCGCGTATCCCGGCAACTATACCGGATGATGAAATCGCACGGCGGTTGGATTTTCGTGCAGCACTGGTTTTTACGATAGATCCTTTTGATGCCAAAGATTTTGATGATGCGATTTCCATAGATGAAGGTCCGCAAGGACACACCCTTCTCGGCGTACATATCGCAGATGTGAGTTATTATGTACGCGAAAACACCGCACTTGACCGGGAAGCTTACAAGCGTGGAACAAGTACGTATCTGGTTGATCAAGTGACACCGATGTTACCGGAAAAACTTTCTAACGAGTTGTGCAGCCTTCGGCCCCATGAGGATAAACTCACGTACAGTTGTTTTATGGAAATTGATGCCAAAGGGCATGTCGTGGATTATGATGTCGTAGAAACGGTTATTCACAGCAAACGACGGTTTACGTATGAAGAAGTGCAACAAGTCATCGAAGGCAAACCTTTGGATAATCTTTCACCGGAAGTGAAAAAAGCGGTTACCGATGCGTATGCTTTGTCTAAACGGCTTACTAAAAAACGGATGGCGGAAGGCAGCATAGATTTTGACACACCGGAAACCAAATTCAAGTTGGACGAAAACGGCATTCCGGTGGAATGCTACCGCAAAGAGCGTTTGGATGCTCACCGTTTGATCGAAGAGTTTATGCTTTTGGCCAATCAATATGTCAGCAAACATATCGGCCTCGGCGGCAAAAAAAATGAATTACCTTTTCTGTATCGCGTACACGATAAACCCGTCAAAGAAAAGTTTGAGAATTTTGTACATCTGATGAAGGTGCTCGGTCATGCGACACACCTGCCTAAATCCATGGACTTGCTTACACCCAAACACGTGCAGAAAGTGATCGAATCGGTAAAAGGTTCCAAAGAGGACAATCTGATCGAAAAAGTGGCAATTCGCTCCATGGCCAAAGCGGAATATTCCGATAAAAATATCGGCCACTTCGGTTTAGCGTTTGATTATTATTCGCATTTTACCTCACCCATCCGACGTTATCCGGATTTGATCGTGCATCGCATGCTCAAAGAGTATAACGCGGGTATGTTGCGTGAACGAATCGCCTGGTGGTCATCCAAACTGCCGGAAATGGCGCGGCATTGTTCCGATCGGGAGCGCGTCGCTACGGAAGCGGAACGCGATTCCATCAAGGTGAAACAAGCGGAATTTATTGAACGCTTTTTGGGCGAAGAATTTGACGGTATCGTCAGCGGTGTGATCCAATACGGTATTTTTGTTGAGATATCCCAATACCTCATCGAGGGGCTTATCCATGTGCGCGATCTCAAAGGCGATTATTATGTGTTTGACGAAAAAAATTACCGCCTGACCGGTCAGCGGCGAAAAGCAACGTTTCGTCTCGGTGATCGGATTCGCATCAAAGTTGCCCGTGTCAACCGCGATAAACGCGAAGTTGATTTTACCATCGTGGAATAA
- a CDS encoding GIY-YIG nuclease family protein, with amino-acid sequence MKSYYVYILASKRNGTLYTGVTNNLIRRTYEHKNEIVPGFTSRYKVHTLVYFEQFNDIREAITREKRIKKWRRAWKIELIEKMNPTWEDLYHDVI; translated from the coding sequence ATGAAATCATATTACGTATATATTCTCGCCAGCAAACGTAACGGTACGCTCTATACGGGCGTGACGAATAACCTAATACGACGCACGTATGAACATAAAAACGAAATTGTTCCCGGATTTACTTCACGGTATAAGGTTCATACGCTTGTGTATTTCGAACAATTTAATGACATACGAGAAGCCATCACTCGTGAAAAACGAATTAAAAAATGGCGAAGAGCCTGGAAGATCGAATTAATAGAAAAAATGAACCCAACGTGGGAAGACTTATATCATGATGTTATATGA
- a CDS encoding YjgP/YjgQ family permease has translation MRFPGINILDRYLIKKFLSVLFFALAGMVTIFVAVNYVENADRFIDRKVPGNIIAEYYLNFIPHIITLTLPVDILLASLFSIGSLARFNELTAIKAGGRSLYRVLFPIIVLALLVSAVNFYISEAIVPPANITKSEIWKSYVERASANRKVIGTDIHIYDPSGTKVFIDKFDKRNRIISVMSIQQFYGTKLISRIDAGEATWDSTEAAWMLRDVVERRFTDSTETVIKHPTLAKHDLFFDPNDILRREQNPDEMNFIELRDFISKLKRGGAQTERWETDYQLKFAYPLTCFFMVLFGAPLAASRKKSGAGINIFFTLVICLAYWSVIQTGRFMGYNQSMDPVTAAWLGNSVFGVLSLLIFLRMKS, from the coding sequence ATGAGATTTCCCGGCATCAATATTCTTGATCGTTATCTGATCAAAAAATTTCTTTCGGTATTATTTTTCGCACTTGCCGGAATGGTGACGATATTTGTAGCGGTTAATTATGTCGAAAACGCCGACCGTTTTATTGACCGCAAAGTGCCCGGAAATATAATCGCCGAATATTACCTTAACTTTATTCCGCACATCATCACGCTCACCTTGCCGGTGGATATTTTGCTGGCCAGTCTTTTTTCCATAGGTTCCCTGGCGCGTTTCAACGAATTGACGGCGATCAAAGCCGGCGGACGAAGTCTGTATCGCGTACTGTTTCCGATTATCGTACTCGCACTGTTGGTCAGCGCAGTTAATTTTTATATCAGTGAGGCGATAGTCCCTCCGGCCAATATTACCAAATCGGAAATATGGAAATCCTACGTCGAACGCGCTTCAGCTAATCGAAAGGTGATTGGTACGGATATCCATATCTATGATCCAAGCGGTACCAAAGTGTTTATCGACAAATTTGACAAACGAAATCGCATCATTTCCGTCATGTCCATCCAGCAGTTTTATGGTACCAAACTCATATCTCGCATCGATGCGGGTGAAGCGACATGGGATAGTACGGAAGCGGCATGGATGCTGCGCGATGTCGTCGAAAGGCGTTTTACCGATAGCACGGAAACGGTGATCAAACATCCCACACTGGCCAAACACGATCTTTTTTTTGATCCGAATGATATCCTGCGCAGAGAGCAAAATCCGGATGAGATGAATTTTATCGAACTGAGAGATTTTATCAGCAAACTCAAACGCGGCGGTGCACAGACGGAACGCTGGGAAACGGACTATCAGCTTAAGTTTGCATACCCTCTTACCTGTTTTTTTATGGTACTTTTTGGCGCTCCGCTGGCAGCCTCACGTAAAAAAAGCGGCGCAGGGATAAATATTTTTTTTACGTTGGTTATCTGTTTGGCGTACTGGAGTGTAATACAAACCGGTCGTTTTATGGGATACAATCAATCCATGGATCCAGTCACGGCGGCGTGGTTGGGTAATTCGGTGTTCGGCGTTTTATCGTTGTTGATTTTTTTGCGAATGAAAAGCTGA
- a CDS encoding fibrobacter succinogenes major paralogous domain-containing protein — translation MIDKITLVDAVNNKNYEFAANMILNATKKSESKIGSFTDPRDGRTYKTVEIGNQVWMAKNLNYDAGEGTYCYDDKISNCAKYGKLYTWEAAKRAVPKGWHLPSKSEFEQMLKFIGEDREGAYSELTKTSDCSFHVLFGGCRDRYGPYNYLGGIANFWSSSESDTDHALNLTVYSVTRSAYLKRDSKGDGFSIRCVKD, via the coding sequence ATGATAGACAAGATCACGCTCGTGGATGCGGTGAATAACAAAAATTATGAATTCGCTGCGAATATGATTCTGAATGCGACGAAAAAGAGTGAGTCAAAAATCGGCAGTTTTACTGACCCGCGGGACGGGAGAACTTACAAAACCGTGGAGATCGGCAATCAGGTCTGGATGGCGAAAAATCTGAACTATGATGCCGGCGAGGGTACATACTGCTATGACGACAAGATATCCAACTGTGCGAAATACGGAAAGCTGTACACTTGGGAAGCGGCCAAGAGAGCGGTACCGAAAGGCTGGCATTTGCCTAGCAAGAGTGAGTTCGAACAAATGCTGAAATTCATTGGAGAAGACAGAGAGGGGGCCTATTCCGAATTAACTAAGACCAGCGATTGCTCATTTCACGTTTTGTTCGGCGGTTGTCGAGACCGCTACGGCCCTTACAACTACCTCGGCGGCATCGCTAACTTCTGGTCCTCGTCGGAGAGCGATACAGATCACGCGTTGAATCTGACCGTCTACAGTGTTACCCGCAGTGCCTATCTGAAAAGGGACAGTAAAGGTGACGGGTTTTCCATTCGTTGTGTGAAGGATTGA